CAATGGCGGTGACTTTTGTTTTTACATTCAAGCCTGATTCAATATGAACAGGTTGTTGGCGGTAGCGTGAGAGCGTTTCGCTGATTTCGTCCAGCGTTGCATTATTAAACGTGATGATGCCTTGCTGGAATGTGAAGGCATCGGATGCTGGCCGTGAAACACGCTGAGGTGATTGCGCTGGCAATACTTCAGCTACTTCCCCATTGGTCAGGATGGTCGGAGTACCAATCACATTGCCATCTTGGCTTTGCGACTCAACTTGCACCCGACCATGATCAACGCTCACTCTGACTAGGTTGTTGAGCCGGTTCACAACAAAGCGTGTACCTAGAACAGTGACTTTGGCATCACCACTATCTACGACGAATGGCCTGTTTGGATCCTTTGCTACTTCAAAGATCGCTTCACCACGATTAAGTTTTACCAGACGTTTATTACGGTAATAAATGATGTCAATGTTGGTATTGGCATTCATGGTGATTTTACTGCCGTCATTTAAGTCTTTGACCGCGACCTCGCCGATATTGGCACTCGCAGACATTTGCATAAGCGGTTGTGATTGCCATGCTTGGTAACCAAATAGACTGGCCGCTGAAAGAACGACAATACTGAGGGCAGTAAATGCTGTTTTGATTTTGCTTGAACGTTGGAGTTGCTGCTTTTTCTGCAGGGCAGAAGTCAACCGCTCTAGCTGGGGTGTTGAATCCAGTTTTTGCCAGATATCTTCAACTTCTAAATATACCTGCTGATGGCTTGGGCTTGCCATTAACCAAGCTTCAAATTTAGTGCGATCAGGATGCTCAGCATCCAGTTTCTGTAAGCGGATGAACCAGCTTATGGCTGTTTCTCGTAGGGTTTTCTTTTTAGCAGGAGATAACATGGCTGCTTAGCGGATTAAGTCTTCGGCTTCGAGAAGCTCAACCATGGCACGCATCACATGTCGCTGCACCATATTTCTGGTGATGCCTAACTGAAGGGCTATCTCACTTTGATCCAGGCCTTCAATACGAAACAACCAAAAAGCCTCACGACATCGTGGAGGTAGGTTATCTATCATATGTTGCATGGCTTTTAGCCGCTGTTGTATGTCTGCCAAATGTTCAGCGGAAGGCGTAAACCGTTGATCGGCGAACGAGAGATTATCTTCTTCGCTCTCATCAGTGATTAAAGGCACTAAACGTCGTTGGTGGTTATGCTCATCAATCAGCACATTTCGCACAATCACCTGCAGAAAAGCATGAGGGCGCTGAGTACGATCAGGATTTTTGGCTAGTGCAAATCTCACCAAAGCATCATGCAGGATATCCAAGGCGTTCTGCTTGCATAGTGTTTGACGGTAAATGTTAGGTAACAAATCAGAATATGCCCAGCGTAAATCCACACCATGCCATTGCATCATGATTTGATACCACGCAAGATGGATTGATAGCTGAGCATGTAACCTTTGGAATGAGAAGTTATGTATAGAGTTTGCTATGAGGCAAAGATTTATTAATTACTGCAAAGACTATGCCTAAAATAATTAATCAATAAGCCACTGTTCTTAAACAACTTTCTATGCTAACGACTAAACATATTGAATGTATACAGCCAAGCTGGGCTAAATACAGCCACCAATTGCGGTTTGTTAAGTTTGACCATGCGAACTGCCGGTTACTTATTTTTTGAATGTAGAGTTTGTGAGTCTTGTTCATCGCTGAATTGAAATAAGCCTTCAGTTTCTTGAGCAGTCTTGCTCACAGGCAAAGTTTCTTTGTTAACAATATCTGAATTTACTAGATACTTTGCCGTAATTTGAAATCGAATACGGGGTGGGTAGCTTTGTGGCGCAAATCTTATATGTTTCAATTTCACTAGAGATAAGCCCAAGAACGAAGCCAGTTGACTTGTTCAGGTTGTTTATTATTTTCGTGTCGCAATTATTAATTACATGCGGCGCTCGGAGGTATATTGCTACGTCAATAAAAAACACCCCAGCAAGGGGGCTTGCTAGGGTGATTTAAGAGAAAGCTAATTACACGTCAAGTTAGCAATTTAAATATATTGCCAATCTAATAAGTTAAGAAGGGAAATAATCCCGAATATTAGATAGTGAATTTCCTGAGATAGGTTTTCGTGCCTTATTCTGAGATCTTTTTCAGATTATCCAGACCGCCCTCATAAACACTTGAGATTGTCTTTAGCGCTGTTTCGTCATCTTGACCGCTAATCACCTAGCAGAATGAAAGACTGCGAGTCTCCACTTCATCCCAGTCTGCTCTAAGTTTAGAAACTGGGGTTTATTTTGTCAGATTTATCTCAATAAATACAATATCGTTTTTATTGGATTTCACTAATATCATTAGTCAGTTTCTGTTAGGAATAACACTAGTTCCTATCGGGAATTATTCCCTATTTCTATTTCCCTCCTACCAATAATATCCTTCTCAGCCTGCATTTTATTTAATTAATAATTTATCAAGAAAATTGGTTATTAATTAGTTGGTTATAAATAGCCATCAGATGAAAACGGTGGTTGCTGGTAACCACCATTTCCAATAAGTATTATTTTGATAATTAAATAAGTAATTTAAAACAATAGGTTGAGGTTATCACTGTATTAGGCTCGAATTTTGCAGATTATACAAAAACTTTATTTTGTTATAGGTAAAAAATATGAGTAGCATGTCAATGAACTTGATGATGAACGAAATGTATTCTTCTCATCATGCATGGCTGCATGGTTGGTTGCGAAAAAGATTGGCGTCTTCTGATGTTGCAGCAGACCTTGCTCAAGATACTTTCGTTTCTGTTTTGACTCGTCAGAATAAAGAGCAAGAAGATGTAGTAATTAACGAGCCCCGTGCTTACCTGACAACAATTGCAAAATGCATTTTATCGAATTACTTCCAGCGAAAAAATCTGGAGGAGGCATACAATGAGGCCCTTGCCAATATTGGTTTGGAAGTAACAATATCAGCTGAAGATAAACTCATTCTTTTGGAAACACTACAAGAGATAGATGCCATGTTGGATAAGTTGCCGGTCAAAGTAAGGCAGGCATTTTTACTTCATCATTTGGATGGAGCCAACTATTCAGAGATTGCTCTCAAGCTGGATATATCTGACCGCACAGTCACAAGATATATGGCCCAGGCTTTTGAGCAATGTCTTTTACATATGCTTTAAAGATACCCATTGAATTCAAATAATCATTCCAATATTCCGGATGTGATCAAAGAAGCTGCTTCTTGGCTAAGTAAGATGCATCGTGGCCCTTTAAGTCATGATGAGGAGGTGGCATTAGCTGAGTGGCGGATACAGAGCGAACTTCATGAAATGGCTTGGAAGAATGCAGAGCAGTTAAATGTAAAGCTCAAGAAAATTCCAAATCGGATTGGCATGATGGTTTTGGATCGGCCAACATCTCTAGAGCGGCGTGCTTTTATAAAGCCATTAGCAATCTTTATGATTGCGGCGCCTACTGGCCTTTTGACCTACCGCATGACGCCATGGCAGAGTTGGACGGCTGATTACTCTACTGCCATTGGCGAAACAAAAACCTACGCATTAGCTGACGGTACCAAGATAACCCTCAATACCGATAGTGCAGTCGATATTGACTATGACAACCAGCACCGATATATAAAGCTATATAAGGGTGAGGTTTATGTTGAGACTGCAAAAGACCAACTTCATAGACCTTTAGCTGTCTTGACAAAGCATGGTCGCCTAACAGCCCTAGGTACTGTATTTACTGTCAGATTGGAATCGGATTTTAGTTCCATAGCTGTGATGGAAGGTGCTGTTGAGGTCGTAGCAAAAGAAAGCAACAAATCTTCGGTGGTCATTCCTGCACTTAATCAATCTACTTTTAGCAGCACTAAAATTGATCCAATTTTGCCCCTTGATCCAAATGCAAGCGCTTGGATTGATGGGACGCTATATGCAGATAATATGCGTCTGGAAGACTTCATTGGTTTATTAAGTCGGTACCGTAAGGGAGTTTTAACCTGCGATGAGACATCAAAAAATATACTTATATCGGGCGCATTTCAACTTAAAGATCCAGAGCATATATTAGAGATGATCCAGGATACGCGCCCGATTAAAATTATCTGGCGTACGCG
This genomic window from Methyloradius palustris contains:
- a CDS encoding FecR family protein — encoded protein: MLSPAKKKTLRETAISWFIRLQKLDAEHPDRTKFEAWLMASPSHQQVYLEVEDIWQKLDSTPQLERLTSALQKKQQLQRSSKIKTAFTALSIVVLSAASLFGYQAWQSQPLMQMSASANIGEVAVKDLNDGSKITMNANTNIDIIYYRNKRLVKLNRGEAIFEVAKDPNRPFVVDSGDAKVTVLGTRFVVNRLNNLVRVSVDHGRVQVESQSQDGNVIGTPTILTNGEVAEVLPAQSPQRVSRPASDAFTFQQGIITFNNATLDEISETLSRYRQQPVHIESGLNVKTKVTAIVKARNVEKFLDSLPEVAPVKVEYGQNETLIVSPAKK
- a CDS encoding RNA polymerase sigma factor, translated to MMQWHGVDLRWAYSDLLPNIYRQTLCKQNALDILHDALVRFALAKNPDRTQRPHAFLQVIVRNVLIDEHNHQRRLVPLITDESEEDNLSFADQRFTPSAEHLADIQQRLKAMQHMIDNLPPRCREAFWLFRIEGLDQSEIALQLGITRNMVQRHVMRAMVELLEAEDLIR
- a CDS encoding sigma-70 family RNA polymerase sigma factor, producing the protein MSSMSMNLMMNEMYSSHHAWLHGWLRKRLASSDVAADLAQDTFVSVLTRQNKEQEDVVINEPRAYLTTIAKCILSNYFQRKNLEEAYNEALANIGLEVTISAEDKLILLETLQEIDAMLDKLPVKVRQAFLLHHLDGANYSEIALKLDISDRTVTRYMAQAFEQCLLHML
- a CDS encoding FecR domain-containing protein, which encodes MNSNNHSNIPDVIKEAASWLSKMHRGPLSHDEEVALAEWRIQSELHEMAWKNAEQLNVKLKKIPNRIGMMVLDRPTSLERRAFIKPLAIFMIAAPTGLLTYRMTPWQSWTADYSTAIGETKTYALADGTKITLNTDSAVDIDYDNQHRYIKLYKGEVYVETAKDQLHRPLAVLTKHGRLTALGTVFTVRLESDFSSIAVMEGAVEVVAKESNKSSVVIPALNQSTFSSTKIDPILPLDPNASAWIDGTLYADNMRLEDFIGLLSRYRKGVLTCDETSKNILISGAFQLKDPEHILEMIQDTRPIKIIWRTRYWGSITKN